From Rhodanobacteraceae bacterium, the proteins below share one genomic window:
- a CDS encoding putative mannose transporter, GGP family, whose translation MNTRVAGNRTALTVVTTIFFMWGFITALNDVLIPHLKSVFTLNYTEVMLVQFTFFGAYFLMSLPSGKVVSRLGYRLSIVAGLIVTGIGALLFLPASMAQSYPLFLLAFFVLASGITLLQVAANPYVSLLGPPRLASSRLNLAQALNSLGTTIAPKLGGLLILSVAVLGSAELAKLPAAQQAAYKLQQAHLVQGPYLGIAIVLFLLALIVWLFHLPAIEGADERADDSRHTFFDALAHARVWLGMLAIFVYVGAEVSIGSFMINYISLPGIGDMPEARAAGFVSLYWGGAMVGRFAGSALLTRIDPRKLLCTFAVIAGLLVLTTMLTHGHVAMWSVIAIGLFNSIMFPNIFTLGIEKFGPLAGKVSSLLVMAIVGGAVIPLAQGALADRIGVHHAFVLPLLCYAYIVFYSVRGSRVA comes from the coding sequence ATGAATACCCGAGTCGCAGGCAACCGCACCGCCCTCACGGTGGTCACCACGATTTTTTTCATGTGGGGATTCATCACCGCCCTCAACGACGTACTGATTCCACACCTGAAATCGGTGTTCACGCTGAACTACACCGAAGTAATGCTGGTGCAGTTCACGTTCTTCGGTGCGTACTTCTTGATGTCGCTGCCTTCCGGCAAGGTGGTGTCGCGGCTCGGCTACCGGCTCAGCATCGTCGCCGGGCTCATCGTCACCGGCATCGGTGCGCTGCTGTTCCTGCCGGCCTCGATGGCGCAGTCGTATCCGTTGTTCCTGCTGGCGTTCTTCGTGCTGGCGAGCGGCATCACGCTGCTGCAGGTCGCGGCGAATCCTTACGTCAGCCTGCTCGGACCGCCCCGGCTTGCATCCAGTCGTCTCAACCTTGCGCAGGCATTGAATTCGCTTGGCACCACGATCGCGCCGAAGTTGGGCGGTTTGCTGATCCTGTCGGTGGCGGTGCTCGGCAGCGCGGAACTGGCGAAGCTGCCCGCCGCGCAACAGGCCGCCTACAAGTTGCAGCAGGCGCACCTGGTGCAGGGTCCGTACCTCGGCATCGCGATCGTGCTGTTTTTGCTCGCACTGATCGTGTGGCTGTTCCACCTGCCGGCGATCGAAGGCGCCGACGAACGCGCGGACGATTCGCGGCACACGTTCTTCGACGCGCTGGCGCACGCACGCGTCTGGTTAGGCATGCTCGCGATCTTCGTATACGTCGGCGCGGAAGTGTCGATCGGCAGCTTCATGATCAACTACATCTCGCTGCCCGGCATCGGCGACATGCCGGAAGCGCGCGCCGCCGGATTCGTGTCGCTGTACTGGGGCGGCGCGATGGTCGGCCGTTTCGCGGGTTCCGCGCTGCTGACGCGCATCGACCCGCGCAAACTGTTGTGCACGTTCGCCGTCATCGCGGGCCTGCTGGTGCTGACCACGATGCTGACGCACGGCCACGTGGCGATGTGGAGCGTGATCGCGATCGGCCTGTTCAACTCGATCATGTTCCCGAACATCTTCACGCTCGGCATCGAGAAGTTCGGTCCGCTGGCCGGCAAGGTTTCCAGTCTGCTGGTGATGGCGATCGTGGGTGGCGCGGTGATCCCGCTGGCGCAGGGCGCGCTGGCCGACCGCATCGGCGTGCATCACGCCTTCGTGCTGCCGCTGCTGTGCTACGCCTACATCGTGTTCTACAGCGTTCGGGGGTCGCGCGTCGCATGA